A window of the Drosophila gunungcola strain Sukarami chromosome X unlocalized genomic scaffold, Dgunungcola_SK_2 000043F, whole genome shotgun sequence genome harbors these coding sequences:
- the LOC128260840 gene encoding WD repeat-containing protein 46 has translation MTKTAPKGRPKGKTPYKRYFETPKDTEKGDGRLEHVKVMSKNQQNFTGDFIRMHDKPKKPRPQKAPAKAKEEQAETKPKKHPIPEELLKKYSRGEQVQPKGVKTRHFKEQQTRKEVYLEYATEQAARTELLLQETAGQLEADEGETTAEFRQAQIAENVDLQSSTKHFNLNMEFGPYQMRYTKNGRHLLLGGRRGHVAAFDWVTKRLHCEFNAMESIEDVQWLHVPTMYAVAQKSWVYFYDKKGTELHCIKRLNRVNRLDFLPYHFLLAAGNTAGYASWLDVSIGELVGNFNTGLGDIRLMRHNPRNGVLCIGGGRGVVSMWSPKVREPLAKLLCHSTAMTALTVDPKGQHLVTAGLDRAVKVWDIRMLVQDKPLTHFHLRLPANELDVSQRGMLALSQGTYLETYSDLLSGGGSGDGQRLPYIRQRCDAFVHGLRFCPYEDVLGVATAKGFQSLLVPGSGEPNFDALEDNPYETSKQRREHEVHALLEKIPPELITLDPHEITGVDAPTLQEKIDAKRKLFHLKAPRIKMNSRHKMKGRGGTANAARNKQIVKDAKRKEFIAEMREAKKEVIKQHTTKEGAKGKPKAPRSVLDRFKPKPPKKQKT, from the exons atgaccaaaacagCGCCAAAAGGGCGCCCAAAGGGCAAGACGCCATACAAACGCTACTTTGAGACACCAAAGGACACAGAAAAGGGCGACGGCAGACTAGAACATGTAAAAGTGATGAGCAAAAACCAACAGAATTTCACCGGGGACTTTATCAGGATGCACGATAAACCCAAGAAGCCGCGTCCGCAGAAGGCCCCCGCAAAAGCGAAGGAGGAGCAGGCGGAGACGAAGCCCAAGAAGCACCCGATTCCCGAGGAGCTGCTCAAGAAGTACTCACGTGGCGAGCAAGTGCAGCCAAAAGGTGTGAAAACACGCCACTTCAAGGAGCAGCAGACGCGCAAAGAGGTGTACCTCGAGTATGCCACCGAACAGGCGGCTCGCACGGAGCTCCTGCTCCAGGAAACCGCTGGCCAGCTCGAGGCGGATGAGGGCGAGACCACCGCCGAGTTTCGGCAGGCCCAGATTGCCGAGAACGTGGATCTGCAGTCGTCGACCAAGCATTTCAACCTGAACATGGAGTTCGGACCCTACCAAATGCGGTACACCAAGAACGGCCGGCATTTGCTGCTCGGCGGCAGACGCGGACATGTGGCCGCCTTCGATTGGGTGACCAAGCGGCTGCACTGCGAGTTCAATGCCATGGAGAGCATCGAGGATGTGCAGTGGCTGCACGTCCCCACCATGTACGCGGTGGCACAGAAGAGCTGGGTCTATTTCTACGACAAGAAGGGCACCGAGCTGCATTGCATCAAGCGACTGAACCGGGTGAACCGCCTGGATTTCCTGCCCTACCACTTCCTCCTGGCCGCCGGCAACACGGCGGGCTATGCCTCCTGGCTGGACGTCTCCATTGGCGAGCTGGTGGGCAACTTCAACACGGGCCTGGGCGACATACGCCTGATGCGCCACAATCCCCGAAACGGCGTGCTCTGCATTGGCGGCGGACGTGGCGTGGTGTCCATGTGGTCGCCCAAGGTCCGTGAGCCGCTGGCCAAGCTGCTGTGCCATTCCACAGCCATGACAGCCCTGACTGTGGACCCGAAGGGTCAGCACTTGGTCACCGCTGGCCTGGATCGTGCCGTGAAGGTGTGGGACATCCGGATGCTCGTGCAGGACAAGCCGCTGACCCACTTCCACCTGCGCCTGCCCGCCAACGAGCTGGATGTCTCGCAGCGCGGCATGTTGGCGCTGTCGCAGGGCACCTATCTGGAGACCTATTCGGATCTGCTCTCCGGCGGCGGCTCGGGTGACGGGCAGCGACTGCCCTACATCCGCCAGCGCTGCGATGCCTTTGTCCACGGCCTGCGCTTCTGTCCGTACGAGGATGTGCTCGGCGTGGCCACGGCCAAGGGCTTCCAATCGCTGTTAGTGCCTGGCTCTGGGGAGCCCAACTTCGATGCCCTGGAGGACAATCCCTACGAAACGTCCAAACAGCGTCGCGAGCACGAGGTGCACGCTCTGCTGGAGAAGATTCCGCCCGAGCTGATCACCCTGGACCCACACGAAATTACCGGCGTGGATGCGCCCACGCTGCAGGAGAAGATCGATGCCAAGCGCAAGCTGTTCCATTTGAAGGCGCCGCGCATCAAAATGAATTCGCGCCACAAAATGAAGGGTCGTGGCGGTACTGCAAATGCGGCGCGCAACAAGCAGATCGTCAAGGATGCCAAGCGCAAG GAGTTCATTGCCGAGATGAGGGAGGCCAAGAAGGAGGTGATCAAGCAGCACACAACGAAGGAGGGTGCCAAGGGCAAGCCCAAGGCACCGCGCTCCGTGCTGGATCGTTTCAAACCCAAGCCCCCCAAGAAACAGAAGACCTGA
- the LOC128260839 gene encoding testis-expressed protein 10 homolog, whose translation MGGHHKKNLRAEKAKVKLKGAKLPKGLNVTKTDFKVRKIEIREQLKESSYSATGQRQLNLKETLSRLKHHSVKFRTDALRNVRDSLKSGNADHLIGHLNELFQGIAAGALDMERSARQESFKTLDILLEALQPHAVAPFFHVIATYLRCAMTHVLPAIQEDSLLMLDVLLQRVPPALLAERSASTIIGNFIDMISRARHDSERSNRTLTLNLGQGKQTTVKWRTKVLLRLQQILGTLVSSKGSKSAVARVVHFDSTCPQYYNVLCQVPQDNRDLYSILNESKLTAEGTRLQTYVEQLLPLLQDNWLEVRPQPQQPLLSQDAAASLHVVISLMSLLWTLIAQHETENNTRELSDWLRKNYAQKFLLNFLAKDGSRFPYQQIPLGAAAKKSPKDKGPADGGELCLPQNLGLVQLTCKFLPNPNEKQAQLFGHLVAYMQQSLERLSSLSPEQQLSVVASLRPLLLEHATSLQTIVAEPLTSLLSASIEAYVGQRFTTREGVATRVLNLLCEIVERSDLYAHFGGEQRFAPFLGYLPQLLLKPTVGEGTLRAMATLCRQLNGVFMSALIQAAPEVVSHLIKLQVTSDSDGEDKFENQKRVLNLFYYARESDKEGKLERALKQLEDQVEHERIAGYLKAVLGFN comes from the coding sequence ATGGGCGGACACCACAAGAAGAACCTGCGGGCGGAGAAGGCCAAGGTGAAGCTGAAGGGCGCCAAGCTGCCCAAGGGCCTCAATGTGACCAAGACGGACTTCAAGGTGCGCAAAATCGAGATTCGGGAGCAGCTAAAGGAGTCCTCCTACTCGGCAACTGGCCAGCGTCAGCTCAATCTCAAGGAGACGCTCTCGCGGCTGAAACATCACAGTGTCAAGTTCCGCACGGATGCACTGCGCAATGTGCGGGATTCGCTGAAGTCCGGGAATGCGGACCATCTAATTGGACATCTGAACGAGCTGTTCCAGGGAATTGCAGCCGGAGCCTTGGACATGGAGCGTTCGGCGCGGCAGGAATCGTTCAAGACCCTCGATATCCTGCTCGAGGCCCTCCAGCCGCACGCAGTGGCGCCCTTCTTCCACGTCATAGCCACCTATCTGCGTTGTGCCATGACCCACGTGCTGCCCGCCATCCAGGAGGACTCGCTCCTCATGCTGGACGTCCTGCTGCAGCGTGTGCCGCCGGCCCTTCTGGCGGAGCGCAGTGCCAGCACCATCATTGGCAACTTCATCGACATGATCTCCCGCGCCCGCCACGACAGCGAGCGCTCGAATCGCACCCTCACCTTGAACCTGGGCCAGGGCAAGCAGACGACCGTGAAGTGGCGCACTAAGGTGCTGCTCCGTCTGCAGCAGATTCTCGGCACTTTGGTCAGCTCCAAGGGCTCCAAGTCGGCCGTTGCCCGTGTGGTTCACTTCGATTCGACGTGTCCGCAGTACTACAATGTGCTGTGTCAGGTGCCCCAGGACAACAGGGACCTGTATTCCATCCTCAACGAATCCAAGCTCACTGCCGAGGGCACTCGACTGCAAACGTACGTGGAGCAACTGCTTCCGCTCCTGCAGGACAACTGGCTGGAGGTGCGTCCGCAGCCGCAACAGCCGCTGCTCAGCCAGGATGCGGCGGCCAGTCTGCATGTGGTCATCAGCCTGATGAGCCTGCTCTGGACCCTTATCGCGCAGCATGAAACAGAGAATAACACCAGGGAACTTAGCGACTGGCTGAGGAAGAACTATGCGCAAAAGTTCTTGCTCAACTTTTTGGCCAAGGACGGCAGTCGTTTTCCCTACCAACAGATTCCGTTGGGGGCGGCGGCCAAGAAGTCGCCGAAAGACAAGGGACCCGCGGATGGCGGGGAACTTTGCTTGCCGCAAAACCTAGGTCTTGTCCAGCTGACCTGCAAGTTCCTTCCGAATCCCAACGAGAAGCAGGCCcagctttttggccatttGGTTGCCTACATGCAACAGAGTTTGGAGCGCCTCAGTTCACTGTCGCCGGAGCAGCAGCTCTCTGTGGTGGCTTCCCTGCGTCCGTTGCTTCTTGAACATGCCACATCGCTGCAGACCATCGTGGCAGAACCCCTGACCAGCCTGCTGAGTGCCTCCATCGAGGCTTATGTGGGCCAGCGGTTCACCACCCGCGAGGGCGTGGCCACGCGAGTGCTGAATCTCCTCTGCGAGATTGTGGAGCGTTCGGATTTGTATGCCCACTTTGGCGGAGAGCAGAGATTTGCCCCGTTCCTTGGCTATCTGCCGCAGTTGCTGCTGAAACCAACAGTGGGTGAGGGCACTCTGCGAGCCATGGCCACGCTCTGCCGCCAACTGAATGGAGTCTTCATGTCTGCCCTGATCCAAGCTGCTCCCGAGGTGGTCAGCCACTTGATTAAGCTACAGGTCACAAGCGATTCCGATGGCGAGGACAAGTTCGAGAACCAGAAGCGCGTTCTCAACCTGTTCTACTACGCCAGAGAGTCGGATAAAGAGGGAAAACTGGAGCGGGCACTTAAGCAGCTGGAGGATCAGGTGGAGCACGAGCGGATTGCCGGTTACCTGAAGGCAGTGCTAGGCTTCAACTAG